One part of the Candidatus Cloacimonadota bacterium genome encodes these proteins:
- a CDS encoding GAF domain-containing sensor histidine kinase, giving the protein MDKRKMKSDRIEKLEKILELNKLLNHTNDFSELLNIILQETEKMFLAEGTSILLEDKETGELHFHICTGEKKEQLLSLRMDKGEGVCGYVFETGKSLVENNPEESKLFSHRVDKESSFITRNLLCVPLEIKGKTIGVIELVNKIEGNFTEGDVDFLTAIASQVSITLERARLVEEMIKSERLASIGETVAGLSHCIKNILNGLKGGAYILNKNLQKIDSPKMKIGFEMVQKNIEKISSLVLDMLEYSKERKPEYELSNINSIIDDVIELVAAKAEANNISIIKNFQKGLQEIEIDPKGIFRCILNLAGNSIDALTDTDNARLEFITKKENKFVIIEIKDNGCGIKKELQKKLFTKFFSTKGSKGTGFGLPVTKKIINEHKGTIKCVSRENAGTTFSIKLPFSA; this is encoded by the coding sequence ATGGATAAAAGAAAAATGAAATCAGATAGAATAGAAAAATTAGAAAAAATTTTAGAACTCAACAAACTTCTGAATCATACAAATGACTTCAGCGAACTATTAAACATTATCCTTCAAGAGACTGAAAAGATGTTTCTGGCGGAAGGAACATCCATCCTGCTGGAAGATAAGGAAACCGGTGAACTTCATTTTCATATCTGTACGGGTGAGAAAAAGGAACAATTATTATCACTTCGTATGGATAAAGGTGAAGGCGTTTGCGGATATGTATTTGAAACCGGCAAATCTCTGGTTGAAAACAATCCTGAAGAAAGTAAATTATTTTCTCATAGAGTAGATAAGGAATCCAGTTTTATAACTCGAAACCTTCTCTGTGTTCCCCTGGAGATCAAAGGAAAGACTATCGGTGTAATTGAGTTGGTTAACAAAATCGAAGGAAATTTCACAGAAGGAGATGTTGATTTTCTGACAGCAATTGCCAGCCAGGTTTCCATAACTCTGGAGAGAGCAAGATTGGTCGAGGAAATGATCAAATCCGAACGATTGGCAAGCATTGGTGAAACAGTTGCCGGATTGAGTCATTGTATTAAAAATATCCTGAACGGTTTGAAAGGAGGAGCTTATATACTTAATAAAAACCTGCAAAAGATCGATTCCCCCAAAATGAAGATCGGTTTTGAAATGGTTCAAAAAAATATCGAAAAAATATCCTCCCTGGTTCTGGACATGCTTGAATATTCAAAAGAGAGAAAACCGGAATATGAACTTTCCAATATCAATTCAATTATCGATGATGTTATCGAACTTGTTGCTGCCAAAGCCGAAGCTAATAATATTTCCATAATCAAGAATTTTCAAAAAGGTCTGCAGGAAATCGAGATCGATCCAAAAGGTATTTTCAGATGTATATTGAACCTTGCGGGAAATAGTATCGATGCTCTTACAGATACTGATAATGCAAGATTGGAATTCATCACAAAAAAAGAAAATAAATTTGTGATCATTGAAATCAAGGATAATGGCTGCGGAATTAAAAAGGAATTACAGAAAAAACTGTTTACCAAATTTTTCAGCACTAAAGGATCAAAAGGAACAGGATTTGGTTTACCTGTTACCAAGAAAATAATTAATGAACACAAAGGGACAATAAAATGCGTTTCCAGAGAAAATGCGGGAACGACTTTTAGCATAAAGTTACCATTTAGTGCTTGA
- the umuD gene encoding translesion error-prone DNA polymerase V autoproteolytic subunit, with protein sequence MVIKKIKTDDTIKEIYQFEKKTEIKRPLIGSEVPAGFPSPAQDYIENTLDLNEFLISHPVATFFVKVEGYSMENAGIFPDDILIVDRAIEPVNNKIIIAVLDGELTVKRLKIENKRWFLVPENPQYETIEVTDEENFQVWGVVTFAIHKMK encoded by the coding sequence ATGGTAATAAAAAAAATAAAAACCGATGATACAATCAAGGAAATTTATCAGTTCGAGAAGAAAACTGAGATCAAAAGACCCCTTATTGGATCGGAAGTTCCGGCTGGTTTTCCTTCTCCTGCTCAGGATTATATTGAGAATACACTCGATTTGAACGAATTTCTGATCTCGCATCCGGTGGCAACTTTTTTCGTGAAAGTCGAGGGATACTCAATGGAAAATGCCGGAATTTTCCCGGATGATATTCTAATTGTTGATCGCGCTATCGAACCCGTGAACAATAAAATTATCATTGCAGTTCTCGATGGAGAATTGACGGTCAAAAGATTGAAGATCGAAAATAAACGGTGGTTTCTGGTTCCGGAAAATCCGCAATATGAGACGATCGAAGTAACGGATGAGGAAAATTTCCAAGTTTGGGGAGTTGTTACTTTTGCGATCCATAAGATGAAGTAA